The Bacillota bacterium genome contains a region encoding:
- the ppdK gene encoding pyruvate, phosphate dikinase, whose product MPTKYVYRFDEGNAGMKNLLGGKGANLAEMTNIGLPVPPGFIVTTEACKEFYRQGRRLPDGLMDEIREHVQLLEQKLGKVLGDKENPLLVSVRSGAPVSMPGMMDTVLNLGLNNHTVEGLARSTGDERFALDCYRRFIGMFGDVVMHVEHYQFESVLQAQKDRRGVRHDHQLTAADWQEVIARYKGLIETETRRPFPQDPLEQLTMSVRAVFDSWYNDRAIVYRKVHRIPDDLGTAVNIQAMVFGNMGEDSGSGVAFTRNPSTGAREVYGEYLTNAQGEDVVGGIRTPKPIEDLAADLPEVYARFRDICELLDRHYRNMQDIEFTIERGRLYILQTRNGKRTAQAAIRIAVDMVEEGLISREDAVVRVEPEQLDHLLHRHIDPQAKLFVIATGLPASPGSAAGKAVFDADTAEKMAQEGEKVILVRNETTPDDIHGIVAAQGILTSRGGMTSHAAVVARGMGKPCVCGCEAIRIRGREPVFNVNGITVREGDLISIDGGTGRVILGEAPMINPELSPEFQRLLDWADEIRTLAVRGNADTPADAAKAREFGALGIGLCRTEHMFMGADRLPIMQQMILADDADTRREALEKLLPMQREDFYGILKAMDGLPVCIRLLDPPLHEFLPDLEELHADITRLQFTVGDTPELRKKEELLRKVRALAESNPMLGHRGCRLGITYPEVYAMQARAVFLAATDLLREGYNPIPEVEIPLVIDPGEFVFLKQQVDQAAAEVRAETGVDFEYSVGTMIELPRAALLADEIAREAEFFSFGTNDLTQTTLGFSRDDAEGKFLHRYLELKLLPDNPFAVLDRKGVGRLIAMGIELGRSTRPDLLVGICGEHGGEPRSIEFCHQVGMNYVSCSPYRVPIARLAAAQARVLIEGLVQKDYGTK is encoded by the coding sequence ATGCCGACGAAGTACGTCTACCGCTTTGACGAAGGCAACGCCGGGATGAAGAACCTGTTGGGCGGGAAGGGCGCCAACCTGGCCGAGATGACCAACATCGGCCTGCCGGTGCCCCCGGGGTTCATCGTAACGACGGAGGCCTGCAAGGAGTTTTACCGGCAGGGACGCCGGTTGCCGGACGGTCTGATGGACGAAATCCGGGAGCACGTCCAGTTGCTGGAGCAAAAACTGGGGAAGGTCCTGGGGGACAAAGAGAATCCCCTGCTGGTCTCGGTCCGGTCCGGCGCCCCGGTTTCCATGCCCGGGATGATGGACACCGTCCTGAACCTGGGACTGAACAACCACACCGTGGAGGGACTGGCCCGATCCACCGGTGACGAGCGGTTCGCCCTGGACTGCTACCGGCGTTTCATCGGTATGTTCGGCGACGTGGTCATGCACGTGGAGCACTACCAGTTCGAGAGCGTTCTCCAGGCCCAGAAGGACCGGCGCGGGGTCCGGCACGACCACCAGTTGACCGCCGCCGATTGGCAGGAGGTCATCGCCCGCTACAAGGGCCTGATCGAGACCGAAACCCGCCGGCCCTTCCCCCAGGACCCCCTGGAGCAACTCACCATGTCCGTCCGGGCCGTGTTCGATTCCTGGTACAACGACCGGGCGATCGTGTACCGCAAGGTCCACCGGATTCCGGACGACCTGGGCACGGCGGTGAACATCCAGGCCATGGTGTTCGGGAACATGGGCGAGGACTCCGGCTCGGGCGTGGCCTTCACCCGCAACCCCTCGACCGGGGCGCGCGAGGTCTACGGCGAGTACCTCACCAACGCCCAGGGCGAGGACGTGGTGGGCGGCATCCGCACGCCTAAGCCGATCGAGGACCTGGCCGCCGACCTGCCGGAAGTGTACGCGCGGTTCCGGGACATTTGCGAGCTTCTGGACCGGCACTACCGGAATATGCAGGATATCGAGTTCACCATCGAACGGGGCCGCCTGTACATCCTCCAGACCCGGAACGGCAAGCGGACCGCTCAAGCCGCCATCCGGATCGCCGTGGACATGGTCGAAGAGGGGCTCATCTCCCGGGAGGACGCGGTGGTCCGCGTCGAACCCGAACAGCTCGACCACCTGCTTCACCGGCACATCGACCCGCAAGCGAAACTTTTTGTGATCGCCACCGGCCTCCCGGCCTCACCCGGCTCGGCCGCCGGGAAAGCGGTGTTCGACGCCGACACGGCCGAAAAGATGGCCCAGGAAGGGGAAAAGGTGATCCTGGTCCGAAACGAGACCACCCCGGACGACATCCACGGCATCGTGGCCGCCCAGGGAATTCTGACCTCCCGGGGTGGAATGACCAGCCACGCCGCGGTGGTCGCCCGCGGCATGGGCAAGCCCTGCGTCTGCGGCTGCGAAGCCATCCGCATCAGGGGCCGGGAACCGGTGTTCAACGTGAACGGCATCACCGTCCGGGAGGGCGACCTGATTTCCATCGACGGCGGCACCGGCCGGGTGATCCTCGGCGAGGCGCCGATGATCAACCCGGAACTGTCTCCGGAGTTTCAACGGCTGCTGGATTGGGCGGACGAAATCCGAACGCTGGCGGTCCGCGGCAACGCGGACACCCCCGCAGACGCCGCCAAGGCCCGCGAGTTCGGGGCTTTGGGCATCGGGCTTTGCCGCACCGAGCACATGTTCATGGGCGCCGACCGGCTGCCCATTATGCAGCAGATGATCCTGGCCGACGACGCGGACACCCGGCGCGAGGCTCTGGAAAAGCTCCTGCCAATGCAGCGGGAAGACTTTTACGGCATCCTGAAGGCCATGGACGGCCTGCCGGTCTGCATCCGGCTCTTGGACCCCCCGCTGCACGAATTTTTGCCCGACCTCGAGGAACTGCACGCAGACATCACCCGGCTACAGTTCACGGTGGGCGACACCCCCGAGCTGCGCAAGAAAGAGGAACTCCTGCGCAAGGTCCGCGCTCTCGCGGAGTCGAACCCGATGCTGGGGCACCGGGGCTGCCGGCTGGGCATCACCTACCCCGAGGTCTACGCCATGCAGGCCCGCGCCGTCTTCCTGGCCGCCACCGACCTGCTCCGGGAAGGGTACAACCCGATTCCCGAGGTGGAAATCCCCCTGGTCATCGACCCGGGTGAATTCGTGTTCCTGAAACAGCAGGTGGACCAGGCGGCGGCCGAGGTGCGGGCGGAAACCGGGGTCGATTTCGAGTACAGCGTGGGCACGATGATCGAGCTGCCCCGGGCGGCCCTCCTGGCCGACGAAATCGCACGGGAGGCCGAGTTTTTCTCCTTCGGCACCAACGACCTCACCCAGACCACCCTCGGTTTCTCCCGGGACGACGCCGAGGGCAAGTTCCTGCACCGCTACCTGGAATTGAAACTTTTGCCCGACAACCCGTTCGCCGTCCTGGACCGCAAGGGCGTGGGCCGGTTGATCGCCATGGGCATTGAACTGGGGCGTTCCACCCGTCCGGACCTCCTGGTCGGGATTTGCGGCGAGCACGGGGGAGAGCCCCGGTCCATCGAGTTTTGCCACCAGGTCGGGATGAACTACGTCAGTTGTTCCCCCTACCGGGTGCCGATCGCCCGCCTGGCCGCGGCGCAGGCCCGGGTGCTCATCGAAGGTCTGGTTCAAAAGGACTACGGAACCAAGTAG
- a CDS encoding NAD(P)H-dependent oxidoreductase subunit E, with translation MNAEERNYLVLDKIIERYGERPGGLVRVLYKAQELFGYLSPDVQTHVAEKMCLSVGHVHGVATFYAQFVTAPQGKNVVRVCMGTACYVKNAEDILDRFRELLGVETDATTADGRFTLSTTRCIGACSLAPLLTVNEKVHGHLSVEGVARLVELYREDDLDTDEEVSPVERERERERQRPASDQGAAPPPH, from the coding sequence ATGAACGCGGAAGAACGCAACTACCTGGTGCTGGACAAAATCATCGAGCGGTACGGCGAACGGCCGGGCGGGTTGGTCCGCGTGCTCTACAAGGCCCAGGAGCTCTTCGGGTATCTCTCGCCCGACGTGCAGACCCACGTGGCCGAGAAGATGTGCCTTTCGGTGGGGCACGTCCACGGCGTGGCCACTTTCTACGCGCAGTTCGTCACCGCCCCGCAGGGCAAAAACGTGGTCCGGGTGTGCATGGGCACGGCCTGCTACGTGAAAAACGCCGAGGACATCCTGGACCGGTTCCGGGAGCTTTTGGGGGTGGAGACGGACGCGACCACCGCGGACGGCCGGTTCACGCTTTCGACCACCCGCTGCATCGGGGCCTGCAGCCTGGCCCCGCTCCTGACGGTGAACGAGAAGGTGCACGGCCACCTCTCGGTGGAGGGCGTGGCCCGGCTGGTGGAGCTTTACCGGGAAGACGATCTGGACACAGACGAGGAGGTGAGCCCGGTTGAGCGTGAGCGTGAACGTGAGCGTCAGCGACCTGCAAGCGATCAGGGAGCGGCACCGCCCCCGCATTGA
- a CDS encoding NuoF family protein: MAPPTQVLVCDSTACRSSGGEQLFKVLRGEIKDLGLDVRVVKTGCYGFCGLGPVAVVHPGAVLYCHVDEDGAGEIARTHLRGGRLVQRLLYRSMNGEGRRNFLHEIPFFEKQQRVVLENSGLIDPEDINEYIARDGYFALAEALRSRAGPAGVVDAVLRSGLRGRGGAGFPTGRKWSFAAAQESPEKYIICNADEGDPGAFMDRSILEGNPHAVLEGMLIAGYAVGAREGYVYVRAEYPLAVKRLEIAIRQAQKLGLLGKNILGSGFNFDVDIALGAGAFVCGEETALLRSAMGFRGEPRVRPPYPVEKGLYDKPTIINNVETLANVPVIIRCGPEWYAALGTGGSKGTKIFSLAGQIRNTGLIEVPMGISLADIVYDIGGGPPPGRRIKAVQTGGPSGGAVPAELLDVPVDYESLQAVGTIMGSGGLIVLDDTDCMVDLAKFYMQFAAHESCGACTPCRVGVVHVVDILERITRGEGTMDDLHELGELADDVREASLCGLGQTAANPVLSTMKYFWDEYLAHVKERRCAAGVCKALSH; encoded by the coding sequence CTGGCCCCGCCCACCCAGGTCCTGGTCTGCGACAGCACCGCCTGCCGGTCGTCCGGCGGCGAGCAGCTTTTCAAAGTGCTGCGGGGGGAAATCAAGGACCTCGGCCTGGACGTGCGGGTGGTCAAAACCGGGTGTTACGGTTTTTGCGGCCTCGGGCCGGTCGCCGTCGTCCACCCGGGCGCGGTGCTTTACTGCCATGTCGACGAAGACGGCGCGGGCGAGATTGCCCGCACCCACCTGCGCGGCGGGCGGCTGGTGCAAAGGTTGCTCTACCGTTCGATGAACGGCGAGGGCCGGCGGAACTTTTTGCATGAGATTCCCTTTTTCGAAAAGCAGCAGCGGGTGGTGCTGGAGAACTCCGGCTTGATTGATCCCGAGGACATCAACGAGTACATCGCCCGCGACGGCTATTTCGCGCTGGCCGAAGCGCTTCGCTCGCGCGCCGGTCCGGCGGGCGTGGTGGACGCGGTGCTGCGGTCCGGCCTGCGCGGCCGGGGCGGCGCCGGCTTTCCGACCGGCCGGAAGTGGTCTTTCGCGGCGGCCCAGGAAAGCCCGGAAAAATACATCATCTGCAACGCTGACGAGGGCGACCCCGGCGCTTTCATGGACCGGAGCATCCTGGAGGGGAACCCGCACGCCGTGCTCGAGGGCATGCTCATCGCGGGCTACGCCGTCGGGGCGCGGGAGGGCTACGTGTACGTCCGGGCCGAGTACCCCCTGGCGGTGAAGCGCCTGGAAATCGCCATCCGCCAGGCACAGAAGCTGGGCCTGCTGGGCAAGAACATCCTCGGCTCCGGCTTCAACTTCGACGTCGACATCGCCCTGGGGGCGGGGGCCTTCGTGTGCGGCGAGGAGACGGCGCTTTTGCGCTCCGCCATGGGCTTTCGCGGCGAGCCGCGGGTCCGCCCCCCCTACCCGGTGGAAAAGGGGCTCTACGACAAGCCGACCATCATCAACAACGTCGAGACCCTGGCCAACGTCCCCGTGATCATCCGGTGCGGGCCGGAATGGTATGCGGCTTTGGGCACCGGGGGCAGCAAGGGTACCAAGATCTTCTCGCTGGCCGGACAGATCAGGAACACCGGACTCATCGAGGTGCCGATGGGCATCAGCCTGGCCGACATCGTGTACGACATCGGGGGCGGACCGCCGCCCGGGCGCCGGATCAAGGCGGTGCAGACCGGGGGGCCTTCCGGGGGCGCGGTGCCCGCCGAACTTTTAGACGTGCCGGTCGACTACGAATCGCTGCAAGCCGTCGGGACAATTATGGGTTCAGGGGGCTTGATCGTCCTGGACGACACCGACTGCATGGTCGACCTAGCCAAGTTCTACATGCAGTTCGCGGCCCACGAGTCCTGCGGCGCCTGCACGCCCTGCCGGGTCGGCGTGGTGCACGTGGTCGACATCCTGGAGCGGATCACCCGGGGCGAGGGGACCATGGACGACCTGCACGAGCTCGGGGAGTTGGCCGACGACGTGCGGGAGGCCTCGCTTTGCGGGCTCGGCCAGACGGCGGCCAACCCGGTGCTGTCGACCATGAAATACTTCTGGGACGAGTACCTGGCCCACGTCAAGGAGCGCCGTTGCGCGGCCGGAGTCTGCAAAGCGCTTTCCCACTGA
- a CDS encoding zinc ribbon domain-containing protein → MSMWDRLRKGTQTVSEKSGELLEMAQTRAAITKLETEKIRKFTELGELTYRVYNREDVADAEMERLCDEIRELDRELEAHRERLEGDALVCPGCSRPVKPEARYCSECGQSLRPVRP, encoded by the coding sequence ATGAGCATGTGGGACCGGTTGCGCAAAGGGACCCAGACCGTCTCCGAGAAGTCCGGGGAACTCCTGGAGATGGCCCAAACCCGGGCGGCGATCACCAAGCTCGAGACCGAAAAGATCAGGAAGTTCACCGAACTCGGCGAACTCACCTACCGGGTCTACAACCGGGAAGACGTGGCGGACGCCGAAATGGAGCGGCTGTGCGACGAGATCCGGGAGCTGGACCGCGAGCTGGAAGCGCACCGCGAGCGGCTGGAGGGCGACGCCCTGGTCTGCCCGGGCTGCTCCCGGCCGGTGAAGCCGGAGGCCAGGTACTGTTCCGAGTGCGGTCAGTCCCTCCGCCCCGTGCGGCCTTAG
- the rmuC gene encoding DNA recombination protein RmuC: MDEAGRFILFLLVGLAVGAAGVWLALRGRAAAAAAEARSAGEAERSVLAARLEGAERRSAELAAGIAEREARLGGLQQELSAESARRAAAEESSRRIPALEAEIEAREARLAAANQSISELKARVAELETTVAKERQAAAEKLALLDEARAKLADAFKAMSAEALAGNSRAFLDLARTSLEKYQEAARGDLEKRQQAINELVKPVRESLDKVDTEIRQLEKARVGAYEALQEQVRSLLETQHQLRSETSNLVRALRTPTARGRWGEIQLKRVVEMAGMLEYCDFYEQESVDTGEGRLRADLLVRLPGGKNIVVDAKAPLGEYLEAVGTEDDAARREKLQNYARLVRKHMAELGKKSYWDQFQPAPEFVVLFLPGEMFFSAALQHDPSLIEFGVDQHVIPATPTTLIALLRAVAYGWRQERLARNAKEISDLGRELYKRLADMGGHMARLGKNLGSAVEAYNRTVGSLESRVLVQARRFKDLDAASVGVELGELSPVEQSARAVQAQELLALADGVDGKKKGDSPLFSSGVDSGADEVAAAGEDD; encoded by the coding sequence ATGGATGAGGCCGGGCGGTTCATTTTGTTTTTGTTGGTCGGACTGGCCGTTGGGGCGGCCGGGGTGTGGCTGGCTTTGCGCGGGCGGGCGGCGGCGGCCGCGGCTGAAGCCCGGTCGGCCGGCGAGGCCGAGCGGTCGGTGCTGGCGGCCCGCCTGGAGGGCGCGGAGCGGCGGAGCGCGGAGCTCGCCGCCGGCATCGCGGAGCGGGAGGCGCGTCTCGGCGGGCTGCAGCAGGAATTGTCTGCCGAGTCGGCGCGGCGGGCGGCCGCCGAGGAGTCGTCCCGGCGGATACCGGCCCTGGAGGCGGAGATCGAGGCGCGCGAGGCCCGGCTTGCGGCGGCGAACCAGTCAATCAGCGAGCTAAAGGCCCGGGTGGCGGAACTGGAGACCACGGTGGCCAAAGAGCGCCAGGCGGCGGCGGAGAAGCTCGCGCTTTTGGACGAGGCGCGCGCAAAACTCGCCGACGCCTTCAAGGCCATGTCGGCCGAGGCGTTGGCCGGCAACAGCCGGGCCTTTTTGGACCTGGCCCGGACCAGCCTGGAAAAGTACCAGGAGGCCGCCCGGGGCGATTTGGAAAAACGGCAGCAGGCGATCAACGAGCTGGTCAAGCCCGTCCGGGAGTCCCTGGACAAGGTGGACACCGAGATCCGCCAGCTTGAGAAGGCGCGGGTGGGGGCCTACGAGGCGCTGCAGGAGCAGGTCCGTTCCCTGCTCGAGACCCAGCACCAGTTGCGTTCGGAGACCTCGAACCTGGTGCGCGCCCTGCGCACGCCCACGGCGCGTGGCCGCTGGGGCGAGATCCAGCTCAAGCGGGTGGTGGAAATGGCCGGGATGCTTGAGTACTGTGATTTTTACGAGCAGGAGAGCGTAGATACCGGCGAGGGGCGGCTGCGTGCGGACTTGCTGGTGCGGCTGCCCGGCGGCAAAAACATCGTGGTGGACGCCAAGGCGCCGCTCGGGGAGTACCTGGAGGCCGTGGGCACGGAAGACGACGCGGCGCGCCGGGAAAAGCTCCAGAACTACGCCCGCCTGGTGCGCAAGCACATGGCCGAACTCGGGAAGAAGTCCTATTGGGACCAGTTCCAGCCTGCTCCCGAATTCGTGGTGCTTTTTTTGCCGGGGGAGATGTTTTTCAGCGCGGCGCTCCAGCACGACCCGTCGCTCATCGAGTTCGGGGTGGACCAACACGTGATTCCGGCGACCCCCACCACCCTGATCGCGCTCCTGCGGGCGGTGGCCTACGGCTGGCGGCAGGAGCGGCTGGCCCGAAACGCCAAGGAGATCAGCGACCTGGGGCGCGAGCTGTATAAGCGGCTCGCCGACATGGGCGGCCACATGGCGCGGCTCGGCAAGAACCTGGGGAGCGCCGTGGAAGCCTACAACCGGACGGTCGGCTCGCTGGAATCCCGGGTGCTGGTCCAGGCCCGCCGGTTCAAGGACCTGGACGCGGCCTCCGTGGGGGTGGAACTGGGCGAATTGAGCCCGGTCGAGCAGTCGGCCCGCGCCGTTCAGGCGCAGGAACTTTTGGCCCTCGCCGACGGTGTGGACGGAAAAAAAAAGGGGGACAGTCCCCTATTTTCCAGTGGTGTGGACAGTGGCGCGGACGAGGTGGCCGCGGCCGGGGAGGACGACTAA